From Lucilia cuprina isolate Lc7/37 chromosome 4, ASM2204524v1, whole genome shotgun sequence:
ATTTCAcatatcccccatacaactgaacccaagATTAAGGCTTGTAAACCGTGTAATCAAACTACGGGTCACGATTTTGGAgataatacaatgaaatttggcacatgatcttttatggtacctattgaaaattattaccatcgatctattatttcacctatcccccatacaactggacctgccgaatagggcttttacgtttataattatatttaatatactcgtatctcatcaaaaagctgtaaaaccaagttctatttTAGCCTTGaagaccctcatgaactttataattatagggctattaaaatttgacttaaatgtccacaaaatGCTGCCTTGCGCTATTACAACATCACAACTAGAACAAAAAGcggttgttttttaatatttatgtagaatttttgcTTCAGCTCTGCTCAGTCCTTTGGAAAGGTATACTTTTTTGTGCCTGGGGTTTGATTTActgccaaaaaattaaaactgacaCAAATAAACTGATGTGCATATAAACATTTAGTTTCAATTAAAATGTAGTAAATTAATGTTcatgaaagaaattaaaatataaaaatactttttgtgtataatatatttctgtattttttatttacaaacgtTTCCTAACATTTGCGAACAGGCCCATACTCTTCTATTTTTTAGAGGAGAGTGTATAAACAGtgcattaaataattatataaggAGTTATTCTCTGAATTTAAACTGTCAATACTAAATTTTCATAACCCTCCAACTTATTCCAAAAATGAGAAaccaataaaaaattacttttaaataattattgtttttattattcgtttcttttccataaatatttgttttatgtatattacttatattttaaatttatgttgaattttttttattaattatattgtataaatagatatttttataagaactcaaaaataataaacaaaaattttataattttagagaaattataaaaaaatacataaaaacgcaCACGTTgaaaaagtaattaatattttaataaaaaatatttttcttacatGGACGAAATTTTACCTAGAATTCAATAACGTGAAAACTAGACAAGATTTCGTGTCATGTTTTAAAAGTCTTACTTAAtaatccgttttttttttttaatttaccttaacacaaattgttttttatttttttatttatttttagttttgaactttaaattcttgtgttttttttatgttgttaatatttttagtttttaatttaaatttgttacaaatatttaattttataatttatgtatcAACCTGCTGCTTACTTAaagtttttacgttttttttttttaattttataattaactgttttacttttgttaaactaaatctaagttttgttaattaaataaaaaatatttattttaatgttaatatttattattttagcttttttatttttttatgtttagtagttttttcttttgtttattttagcttaatttaaatgattttttagtttattttttttattttttgcttttaatgaaCTACATTCTTGAGTGGTGGTAgcttgtttaacaaaattagtaaaaatgtatgtatattgaaattGTATATAACTGTGTAAGAAAGTAAGTTTtcaatattaactttttttaattttatcaaatgTTACGAGACAATTCACATTCCGACTAGTTAGAGAaccagtttttaattttaagggcgggtttcttactcatcagttaaactaggcttaacttgctgttagactaaactcggaacaaatttaggcggactttaaccgatgattgtgtttttcaaaattgtgacaTATAAATTTGTCGTAAAATAAAGGCATAATTCTTCATCATAGCTAATATTAAAGAGTTTTGATCaaaattatttcgaaaaaagttaCATATTCTGAAAAAATCATAGGGTCGATTTCATGAAATATTTATCTGAAAGCTACAAGTATTTAATATTGTTCTTTATTAGCGACTTCGCTgttataagaatttaaatacttttaactgAAATctggaaataaaacaaaaaatgagcCCACTTCGAGACTTTTTGTTCGATATCGCATTTAATCAATCGTTTAAGTTTCGGCGGCATTAACTTACACAACGATCGAAAATTTGTATTCCAACATAAAACGGAATCGAAAGCACAaggtatacagagacgtcacgagcaaaaggCTATTTCcatctctttcgcacaaaacgaattcaatgatttttttagctgtattttatataccttttCTCAcacaacaatttcaaaatcaaacaaaagctgattttagactttttcaaatgtcaaaagtgacatctctgtatactttgtgtcgaaagaaaaagaagaagcaattccatttcatTTAAATGCTTTACTATTGTATATATTCTGCATTATGATCGTAactaagttaaaataaattcctATTAATTTAACCCTTTAACGACCATAGGCAAATAGACttgtcttaaaaattttagtatatatGTTTAAGTAACAATTAGGGCGAATCTGTCAAACCGATCTTGACAACTTTATTTTCGAAACGATACATAAGACTTAGAAGTTATCTAGGAGAAGAATTTCCTTATCGTAACTTTTATGAGGCCATAGATATCGACAATCAAACTGAACCAAAAAGGTTTGGTCGTCAAAGGGTTAACATATCAGTCGTTTTTTTATGTATAGAATTTTGacgtttttttttgcatcataTTTCCTTATTGCATTTCTGAATGATTTacttagacctggtccacactatgaaacttttgttgataaactttttcttaattctcttttgatgTTTCCTTAATGtacacacatagaaacttttgttttagcaACTACGTgtaaattgcattgatttgttgttgtacgaatgagaagaataacaaaacaaaacaagtttccgagaacgggaaactccgtaccgcgatagagatgaatgatattctttctctctcacgcaaaattaaaagatttcaaaaaaagtttcctagtgtggaagGGCTAGTTTTCTTTATACGGGTTTAAAACGtattaaattgtatgaatttggTTTGAAGAGTTTTTAGATATTAACTCGGATTCTTTTAGTTAGATGTAACACATCTAACTAATTAAAAGCACTTCAGCTATTCTCATgtgttttaggatttttttttacattaaagattggaatacttttttttctgtCATTACATAACTGAATGTGTGATGCATTTCCAGACGTACTGTGGTATCTGGTTTTCTTTATCACCCACACTTTTCTTCgaatatgaaattgaaaaattagttCATATATTAcggatatttaatattgttaagaaaatatataagagTTATTTTCTCGatgtcaatatatttttaatatattttgttttaaatttcatttaaattaaattgaagaccaaataatattttactacGGTTTATCTTTACAGTTTATGGTTCTGTGTTATtaattggaaataaaaaattttaaatttcgttAAAACTGAAAGTAGTAGTTTCATTagcaattttttacattttctaaagaagcaAATTGcgtaataattttgaaatcacTTTGCTCAActctttgttgtttaaatttttatagaaattatagctttggaaatatcgatttttttaaatgtgattACTATAGTTTTTATCAAAATCCAAAATGTTTTTCagtgtttaaaactttaaagatcagagaaaacaatttataatacttttactttttatagctCATTTACTAAAAGACCTGCATTATCCAAAAagtcatttcaaaaaaaaaaaaatattgtgaatgtTTAACgccattttatattattttaataacttttaattaaaaaatggagttttaaatattaaatcagaTTTAGATAGTAGAGATTAATACATATGTTTCTCATTTaagttgaaatttaatttttaaaatcgatcTCAGaccataataaaaatatttaaaattagttaaatctAGATGAAAGATTTAGATTGTTGGATTATGTCAGTCTTGTAGTAATTGAGCGATATGTACTTTTTTCTATGTTgcgacataaaaataaagtttctaaCAATAATACAACTACAACACacctttttttgtgaatttctattgttgtttgtttttggtttataattgGAAAAGGTTTTTAGTAATTGAGgattcattatttttaatataattatttaatttttgtttcttcgTAGAAACCATGTGAATTGTTTTAATAAGTTGTTTTATGTGTCTATGTGTGTGTATTAGGAGTTAGGGGATAATTcgatacaaatacaaaataatcgaattagttttttatttcgatTTGCATCAATTTATGTGTTAACccattggtatttttttatttttgttaataaatatgaatgatttaaattacaaaactatttaaatacaataattccgttaagttaattttttgttatttttttatgaattttataatttttttcgattttttattacttttttttaataaatatataaatgtacgaagtttttttctgttttttaagttatacaagtctttcttttgcttttaatttattgcattttttttttaatcatttaattgatttcagaaaatataaaatatttcaaaatgttaaaaaattatgttaaaaataataaatactcttcaaaaaaataaactttgaaaaaGAATTTGagaatttctttattataataCACGATTGTTTAAGTACAAATTAAGAATTGATTTTAATGATTatgttttaaactttgtttgGACTTTCTAGTTTTACTAGAGTAAAACCTTGTAGTCATTTGAAACTGCACAttctaaagtttaaaacatatgtattcgaaatttttgaatctaattaaaatcaaaatacctAATTACTATCAGCGGGTTTTGCCTTTTTTCTACATTATAATTTATATGATACATTAGAGAACGTACTACGCATCAGATGCTGCGGACAAGCCCTATATTATTATACTCACAAACCTCCTATCAATCTGTATTATAATAAATAGTTAAGGAGAATTATATTttgcttgaaaatttaaaattcttacgTCCATTAtcacaatgtattttttttaattaacagtattcatacataatatattttgaacGGCGGAATAACTTtaggttaaacgataatcggaaCTGGGcttaaagttaataaataaaaacaaaattcaactaatagttgttttaaactttagctTTAAATATCTCTATGAAAGAACAAAATGCGATAGAAGTTTGAAGAAGCTAAAATAGACAGCACTATTAGAAGGGAAAACGCTAAGATATCTCGAAAATCTTAGGGTATGACGATTCGAtggaaacattttaatttaaatgtttttctttcataacatgctttaaaaataaacttctgAACTTAAAACAATATCGACTCTCAATTCTAATATCTCAATGTCTGGTTATATCGTATTATCGTATGATTAATTTGAGTTTTCACACAGGCAGAATATCTACATGTTTAACGTTAACCGGAGGTGGAGTTAACGGATCTCTTCGTAATTTAATTGTGTCATAGACCCTTTTCAACTCCAGcaatttgtacatatttttctgtagtaatttaagtttaaatctaGATTTGTTTTATATCTATCACATTCTAAtcccacaaaaaaatattaaaatttctaatgcTTTTTAAGGTTTTGCAAAAATTACTACCGAGTGAAACGCATATTCGTACATGTTATTTACTTGTTCTTAAGCAAATTTGCTTTATTGAAAAGGCTTttgacaaaataataaatttgaaatatcttaaaaaaaaaactggaataAATTAGTTGGTATTTCTGCATTATATACTACCAACaaaaatgataatttctttgatttacttttaaaatgaaaattttctatcttTAAAAAGATAAAGATTTTAAGAGTAGTAACAAACTTATTATGCTTCTGAATTAGAATTTCGTCTTTAAATTCTCAAATccttattgttttattatttgtagagtaaatatattttcatttgttttgtttattttcaaaaactttaaatgaagggtaaaattttggttttgtttttgtttgttttaatatatataattttttttattaaaattaaaaaaaattcttgttatattttaattacatcatatttttatgtattttttgtttatttttttataaattacaaaaaaaaaaagtttaataaaaaaatttcatttcaatatcatttaataaaaataagaaagagAAGACAATAAAAACagatttctttgtttaaataaatgaagctaaattttgtttcataaaaaaaagcATGAAAATGAGAGCTTAAAATGAAAACTAGAGAGAGATATATAAAGAGGTGATAGAGAGAAGAGAAATATTatgttttgtgttattttattttttttaatttatgtttaaggcGCCGCCGTGTGTatcttatttgtttatatatttttgtttgttttaataacagctttaaaaagcttttagtcTTGTTTGGTATGGAAatgtgaaaacaaaataaaaaaaatttacaaaaatataatgatatagaaaacttgttaaaaataaaattagttcaaCAATAAtttagaaacattaaaaaattaaaaatcttttcttttttttttctcaaataaaaatttttaccagGATTCCTcgccaaaaaattaaataaaaaaaaaatcaacggtagagtataaaaatgtataaatggcggaatgaatgaaaagaaaatgaCAGCTTCAAAAGCTCCTCTCTTCTACTTAAAACCACAAACTTGcaatttttcaatttgtgttaaaaataactCAATACatctataatttgtttatacacatttatatatatatttttttgggattttaattttatttgttataaaaatttgttaaaaataaatactataaaaacgtttctttctttttcaaattgaaaaaccacaagattgtttttaattttgaatattttcacaACAGCTTTCCAGCCACagctttttacataaaaaggcAGCTtaggcaaaaaataataataaaaaaaaaaatacacataaagaaaaataaaatactttgttttacaaaatttatcaaaaatattgtaaaaaaatcactaaaagtacaaataaatgtaaataaaaacatatttaaataaaaaggaacGCTAAAATGGGAGCTTACGCGGGCATGAAACATCTTATAAAGATTACATTTAATTACTCTGCTGTAACTTTTTCAGCTGttgttgctttgtttttttcgtttcgtttttGAGAGTGTTTCCAAATTTGAgtgttttgcttttgttttttcttttattgaggAGTTGCGGTAGCTACAACTGTTGTAGTGTTAGCATAACAATTCAGCGCTGGACGAGCTACtacatttgttgttgctgttgccgcCGTTACtgcttgttgttgctgctgtgtaGGTGGTGGTGGTAATGTTGGTTGTGGTGCTGGAGGTGTTTGTGGATGATAGAAGAATATTAATGGTTAGCGTCGTACGCCGTAACTGTTACCCTGTGATTGTGAGTTATTATTTCCACCGCGCATTTGAGAACCACCGCCGCTGCCACCACCATTAGAGGGCCGATTATCGTTACGATTAAAAGCACCACCCATACGTGGAGGACCACCGGAACCACCACTACTAGAACCACCACGTGACATACTGTTGGTGTTATTACCCACACTATTACCACGCATCATACTTCCACTGCCAGAGTTTGATAATGATCGCGATGGTGGTCCACCACTCATGTTACGTTGGTTATTATTCATGTTGTTCATGCCACTGCCGCCCATACTTTGACGTGGTGGCATATCGTTGGGACGAGTTCTTGGtttcttttcttcaacattcaaTTTTTGTCCATCGGCAGAGTCGGGGAAGTACAGAGgctacaaataagaaaaaataaacaaatgtggttagttttaaaaatcataataatttagTTGACTAAACACATTGTGCATTTTTTTCATACTTACACAGTTAGCCAAACAATTTTGTACGGCCTCAGCATCGTTGTAGGTAATAAAACCGTAATTTAAGGGGTTTCTGGCTCCAGGTGGTAACTTGCCACTGCCTTTCGATAGAATCCTTAAATCGACTACTTGACCGAAACGGCTAAACAGAGCTTTAAGTTCCTCCTCTGATGCATGATGTGGGATGTTACCCAAAAACAACTGTTGACTGTCTCCAAATTGTTGGGTATTACTGGTGCGGCGTTGTTcaaaatctataataaatttttctaaattaaatatattgcaCGCTTTacgttgattttaattaaaaaaaactgaaaaacaggCTCACAtagcaaattaaataaaagcttggaaaatgttcaataacAAAAAGTCCACCACTCTTACCTTTATTGAAACCTTTAGCATTTGAACGCTGAGGCAAAGGACCACCACTACCTTGACTATTATTGTTATCCTGACGCATTGTTGAGTTGTTCTCGTTATTACGATTACCATAGACTGGCATAGAAGAGCTGGTTGAACTGGCCGATTGTGAGTAAGTATTTGATGATGAAATATTCGAAGAATTGGTCTGTTGGTACATACTACTGACattctgctgttgttgttgttgctgatgttgttgttgtaattgctgctgttgttgcatgGCAGCTTTTACAAAGCTATTGGGTGAAGATGACTTAAATAGATTGGCATATGTTttctgctgttgctgttgttgctttgCAGCTTCATATTtctcttgttgttgctgttcattGATTGTCTTGAAATCTTCAACAACGGGAGCAGGAGTTGCTTCAAGAACGGTTGAAGCTGAGGAAGTGACTGTTTGACCACTGGCGACAACATTAGCGGCTGTGTTAGGGCGGGttggttgttgctgctgttgttgttctgtTACCGAGGAAGGAGCATTTGACGACATGTTGATTGTGGTTTCTTCAACATCGGTAATGTTTGTGCCGGCGCTTAGTGGTGTTTGCGATTGTTGGAGAAGAgtctgttgctgctgttgtattTGGGAAGGTGTATTCGgtaattgttgttgtggttgttgttgctgctgttgttgttgaggtTGTTGAAGGATATGTGTTGGAATAAGAGGGGATTGTTGATAATTTGGTATCGCTGATGCAGGATTTTGGGGCAGACCAGTTGCTGCAGAGGCCGATACAGCCACGGGAACACTGGCAACTCCAGAAGGAGTCTGAGCACCAAGAACAGTAGCGTTACCAACCGAAACAGTTCCCGCAGCTGGTGTTAAAACCGGTGAAGGAGTTTGATTGGCAGCGGCCAGTTGTGGTTGTTGAGCAACAGTTGGTTGTTGTATGTTGGTAATAAGTTCTTCATGAGCGACAACTCCGTTGAGTTGAGTAACCCCAGCGGCTGGGACCGCTTGCGGAGCGACTCCTGTACCAGCATTAGCGAAATTTGCAGCCATAGGGACAGGAGCAGCACCCGGAGGTGGTGGTAAAACTGCCATAGGACGTCCTCCAGCTGCTGGCATTGGATAGTAAACAGTTTGAGCCTGTTGATTCAATACACCTGCAGCGGCGGTCGACCCAGCTACTACCGGATTAGCCAATACTTGCGGCTCGTTGACCGCACCTACAACAGGAGCTTGCTGTTCATTGGCCTGTACAACAACTGTGGCTGGCGAAGCTACTACTGCATGACCGCCACTTAGTAATGGTTGTGGCACCTGTTGTTGTTCATGATCCTCGTCATTCTCAGAGCGTGGCTCACCGTCGACTTCTTCATCCGAGTACAAATCTTGATAACGGAAGATATCGTTATGCACGTAGTACTTCTTTGGCGACTGTGCAGCCAACACAAAGGTTTGAGTAAAACGACGCATAGGTTGTCCGTCATTTGACAACTCTCCGGTAACTTGAACAACAACGCCATTGCCCAATGTTGCCTGAGCGTCTACTTGACTGATTTTTGCATGACAATCGTGGAAGTTCAATTGTTGAATACGATTGTGAATATTCTTTTGGCCCACGACAAGAGTCGATTCACCATGTATGAACGAGGAGTTATTATTATAGAAACGATGCAAGTGATTAGGAGCCTTGTTCAGTAAAGTATAGTATTGGCGGACAAATTCACGTCCAACCGACTGTGGCGATGGTTGTTGGGGTTGAGTTGCATCCATTACCATTTCGTTTTCTACTTGCTCGTTATCTAGAGATTTCGTGTTGACGTTTTGATTGTATGGAGCCAGTTGGGATGTTTTCTCTTTTGTCCTGCTGTagtgtgaaattttttttgttcagttaTATTAGACTTGAaataatgtatataataaattgGATTTATAAGGAGCCTACCTaagtttgattaaaaaaattatattttaaaaatactcatacagtttttaaaagttcatttaaaCCCATTCCttgcaataaaatttgatataagtatgTTGCATGTATACAAAGAAACAACAATTTTGCTGTGACATACTTAAAATGTAATTCAATCATGTAAATacactatagaaaaattttatgtttaatgcgTCATCATAAACATCACTGCAATTTGAACAATAACAAAGCTTCATTAAACAAGTTTCGAAACAAAAATCATACCTActctaaacaatagactatatacatatatatgtatgcataaaGACTAACTTGTCAGGGGTTAAGGTTGTGGGCATAAACAATGCAACACAACTTATGATATGCAAAAGCAAACTACACAAACAATCCCTGTCATTTTTTGCAACTAGAAATTTTGATTCAGCTACTTAGAATTTTTcgaattattgaaaaataaaatacggAAAAGTGCAACTTACGAACATATCCACTTCTCAATAATGCAATAGACGTACAATACACAGAAAGAAGTAAGACGTCAAATGCTTTGCTGTAGATATTGTAAATTCttctaaaattacaaaaacgaATAATGATCAAATTTAAGATAGAAATGTGGGCATAGAAATAATTATTCATCAAGTTAAATTTTTCCAGACACAACATAAACATTACAAATCAGATACATTTCCAAGTAAAGAATCCTGTTTATAGTCTTCTTGAATAGTCTTATGCTAATCGTTTTATTACTTAAAGAAAACGATGACAACATCTGCTCTTAAATGTGTGTAATCCTTTGACATTAAACCAGGTATTCTGTTGTTCATTACATGTGTTTCTTAACAATAACAACTGTGATTGAACTAAACTGGACATAGTAAAGCAAATGGcatattttattgcttttttttgaaatatgaaaCTTATAGTGAGATTATTAGTGAAAACGTACATCCATAACTATGTATCATAAGCGACATAAGACAATAAagcataaatatgtttaatatgtatgtttatttcatATGATTTAAGCAATATTAAGAGGGCTCtattctttaaagtttaaacattttttaatttaagtaaaacttttaGTAAAGAAGTACCTATATGATGAGAAACTCACGCACATACTATATCCGCAGACATACATATTTGCTATAATTGATTTTCAGTGATACAATCATTtaactgaaattttattttaatttttcttaacttcCAGGCTTAAGACTTTTATGTGTATGAAAACTTTAAAGACCTATATCTCAAAAACTAAAGGAGATCAAAATGATATGCATATTTACTAAAATGTCAACTAGATTGGTTATTTTGAATTATGCCGAAAGTGATTTTTTTGGACACTTCTATTTAGCgcccagacagacggacacgtATGTCTTAATAGATTAGGAAAATTAGTCTAATAAACCTACACTAACaaataataccctccccactatattgGTATAGGTTTTAAAAAGTATATCAGTTTAGTTATGTCTGAAATTGTTTAGAAATGGATGAGCGTTCTCTCATTCAGATAATTACATATAggtattttacataatttgtaTGATATTATAGCTCTGAGTAACTCAATAAATGATTGAGTATACCGAATAGAAAACGTTTATGCGATTTTTAGCATGGTTGTCGTTTTTAAGTCGAACAGCTTTAGAACTCGCCACAAATGGATTAAAAACCGAGTAGAAATCATTACGTACCCCACTAGTGTATAATCTACTTTAAAGGGGGTTTCGGAAATCATaagaaacaaatattgttattcGAAGAGAAAAAGTTTGCCCAAGATTTAATTATATGTTAATCTCAAgtgattattatttaatatggtCGATATGGGTATCAGTGGATAGTTTTCTGAAACACATTTCAATTGATGTAATTTATATTGATAACCAGggtcaattgttttattttaatttatttttaaaaaggtatCGTTATCTTCGTAATATATCGATGTGTACCTCATCTAACATGAAATTGTGTAgcatactttttttaatcactgtatataaacaaatttcacaattacaagtaaaacagttcaacaaatttttgaaaaaaaaaaataaatactattttatttattattattatttattttattaaatttacaatgaaacacatttgtaatatttagtaaaaatttccttttttccttCTATGCTGAATAACTAAGAAGcaaaagaaaatgaaagaaacaaatttatacaGCAACACACACATGCAAACATATGTATGCAACCACTCGTACAAAAATAGCAaacgaagaaaaaacaaaatgaaaaaattatggcTCCTAAAAAGTGCGTGCTTTTTTCTGTTTCTGTTTAATATAAGATCAAAGAAAAATctaatatagaaaaatagaataaaaggGAATAAAAGAGGTACAAATACGTTTTTTCGGCaacatttttgttaacaaattcaATGCAAAAATTTGAGGTTATGTTAAGCCGGAAGAAATTTgcatatacaaattttacaatttttaactttatttaaaaattataacaaaattttaggacGAAACTAGGTATAATAAATAACACTATTAGAACAAAGAGAATAAACAATATAACcgcatgtttttcttttttttggattttgttttatataaaacgaGAAAGGTTTGCCAAAAGAATAActcaataaagaaaaaagagaataaaacatttttgcttaccgttttttg
This genomic window contains:
- the LOC111681556 gene encoding ras GTPase-activating protein-binding protein 2 codes for the protein MVMDATQPQQPSPQSVGREFVRQYYTLLNKAPNHLHRFYNNNSSFIHGESTLVVGQKNIHNRIQQLNFHDCHAKISQVDAQATLGNGVVVQVTGELSNDGQPMRRFTQTFVLAAQSPKKYYVHNDIFRYQDLYSDEEVDGEPRSENDEDHEQQQVPQPLLSGGHAVVASPATVVVQANEQQAPVVGAVNEPQVLANPVVAGSTAAAGVLNQQAQTVYYPMPAAGGRPMAVLPPPPGAAPVPMAANFANAGTGVAPQAVPAAGVTQLNGVVAHEELITNIQQPTVAQQPQLAAANQTPSPVLTPAAGTVSVGNATVLGAQTPSGVASVPVAVSASAATGLPQNPASAIPNYQQSPLIPTHILQQPQQQQQQQQPQQQLPNTPSQIQQQQQTLLQQSQTPLSAGTNITDVEETTINMSSNAPSSVTEQQQQQQPTRPNTAANVVASGQTVTSSASTVLEATPAPVVEDFKTINEQQQQEKYEAAKQQQQQQKTYANLFKSSSPNSFVKAAMQQQQQLQQQHQQQQQQQNVSSMYQQTNSSNISSSNTYSQSASSTSSSMPVYGNRNNENNSTMRQDNNNSQGSGGPLPQRSNAKGFNKDFEQRRTSNTQQFGDSQQLFLGNIPHHASEEELKALFSRFGQVVDLRILSKGSGKLPPGARNPLNYGFITYNDAEAVQNCLANCPLYFPDSADGQKLNVEEKKPRTRPNDMPPRQSMGGSGMNNMNNNQRNMSGGPPSRSLSNSGSGSMMRGNSVGNNTNSMSRGGSSSGGSGGPPRMGGAFNRNDNRPSNGGGSGGGSQMRGGNNNSQSQGNSYGVRR